Proteins encoded in a region of the Roseateles sp. SL47 genome:
- a CDS encoding DUF4239 domain-containing protein, translated as MPLWIYNMPDWLIGVLVVGGCMGAGVGGHVLLPTTWRHGLVREDPTLLVGLVILVSGITLGLLSLCAASSWEAATRSAQTVEREAGVIGALGRSLGVMSQGESSYAKEQLRAYTRSVILKEWPAMQEGRSSLATWDAFDSLFRSLAAIQPSSAGDRALMPELWRRVHELLTLRQSRLSTSPASIPGVLWAVTATSSGLALGLLTLLPATRMHRVSAILLSLLIGLGLTLALSMERPFCLGACLKPEPFETALQRMDRWDQKSNPVWTQ; from the coding sequence ATGCCCTTATGGATCTACAACATGCCGGATTGGCTGATTGGGGTGCTGGTGGTGGGAGGATGCATGGGCGCAGGCGTTGGCGGGCATGTCCTGCTGCCCACGACCTGGCGCCATGGACTGGTGAGGGAGGATCCGACGCTGCTGGTGGGGCTGGTGATCCTGGTGAGCGGCATCACGCTCGGCCTGCTGAGCCTGTGTGCCGCCAGCAGTTGGGAGGCGGCCACCCGGTCGGCACAGACGGTGGAGCGCGAAGCTGGCGTCATTGGCGCGCTCGGGCGCAGTCTGGGCGTGATGTCCCAGGGTGAGTCGAGCTATGCCAAGGAGCAATTGAGAGCCTACACACGCTCGGTCATCTTGAAGGAATGGCCGGCCATGCAGGAGGGGCGCTCCAGTTTGGCCACCTGGGATGCATTCGACTCGCTCTTTCGCTCATTGGCGGCCATTCAACCGTCCAGTGCGGGTGACAGAGCCCTCATGCCGGAACTGTGGCGGCGTGTGCATGAACTGCTGACGCTTCGTCAATCGAGACTCTCGACCAGCCCCGCGTCCATTCCCGGCGTGCTCTGGGCCGTCACGGCAACCAGCAGTGGATTGGCGCTGGGCCTTCTGACACTGTTGCCGGCGACGCGCATGCATCGCGTCTCAGCCATTCTTCTTTCGCTGCTGATCGGGCTCGGTCTCACGCTGGCGCTGTCCATGGAACGTCCGTTTTGCCTGGGCGCCTGTTTGAAGCCGGAGCCCTTCGAGACGGCACTGCAACGCATGGACCGTTGGGACCAGAAGTCGAACCCGGTGTGGACACAATGA
- a CDS encoding response regulator: MTIRIVLADDHQLVREGLRALLSREPGLEVAGLAEDGAAAVRMVRQLEPDVLVTDVAMPGLNGLEAVRRVKQQQGLVACICVSMHGDQRTVITALNAGASGFVLKDASADELAHAVRDVAAGRIFLSQGLMGAVVDELRQHHRQTDTALPVRGPQTLTAREREIVQLFAEDLSTQDIADRLHLSAKTVATHRENITRKLGVRGVAGLTRYAVREGLSTVDPTVAA, translated from the coding sequence ATGACGATTCGCATCGTGCTTGCGGACGACCATCAACTGGTGCGCGAGGGCCTTCGCGCGCTGCTGAGCCGCGAACCGGGATTGGAAGTGGCAGGGCTGGCCGAGGACGGCGCCGCTGCGGTGCGCATGGTGCGTCAATTGGAGCCCGACGTACTGGTCACCGACGTGGCCATGCCGGGGCTGAACGGATTGGAGGCGGTGCGGCGAGTGAAGCAGCAGCAAGGGCTGGTGGCCTGCATCTGTGTGTCGATGCATGGAGACCAACGGACTGTCATCACGGCGCTGAACGCTGGAGCGTCCGGGTTTGTGTTGAAGGACGCATCGGCCGATGAACTGGCCCATGCGGTGCGAGACGTGGCAGCGGGACGAATCTTTCTCAGCCAGGGGCTGATGGGGGCGGTTGTGGACGAACTGCGCCAGCATCACCGCCAAACGGACACCGCCCTACCTGTTCGGGGCCCTCAGACGCTGACCGCCCGCGAGCGCGAGATCGTGCAGCTGTTCGCAGAGGACTTATCCACACAAGACATCGCCGACCGTCTGCACCTCAGCGCCAAGACGGTGGCCACCCACCGCGAAAACATCACCCGCAAGCTGGGCGTGCGGGGTGTGGCCGGACTCACCCGCTATGCGGTGCGAGAAGGTTTGAGCACGGTCGACCCGACCGTGGCGGCCTGA
- a CDS encoding sensor histidine kinase — MSAAESRERERIATLLHDEVGALIVRIRLRLSEWRHSDAPTPSSEVDDVCSWLSKLSHTVRTLTTSLAPPAWHGGLPSALGAMAQELGLGLDAQGPQVTVDTSGPDFDVAEPVRSMVCRVVRELCLNVLKHAKARRLDITPRVMDGWLCIQVQDDGVGLPDKPEVLGRGGAGLGLAGARAQLRALGGSLHLRWEPGRGTCATVLIPLPGHPEMAPDDVVELPARSLP, encoded by the coding sequence TTGAGCGCCGCTGAAAGCCGGGAACGCGAACGGATTGCCACCCTGCTGCATGACGAAGTCGGTGCGCTGATTGTGCGCATCCGGCTGCGTTTGAGCGAATGGCGCCATAGCGATGCACCGACGCCCTCCTCCGAAGTGGATGACGTGTGCAGTTGGCTGTCGAAGCTGTCCCACACGGTGCGCACCTTGACCACCTCCCTGGCGCCGCCGGCCTGGCATGGCGGGCTCCCGAGCGCGCTGGGCGCCATGGCCCAGGAACTGGGTCTGGGGCTGGATGCGCAGGGTCCGCAGGTGACTGTGGACACCAGCGGACCGGACTTCGACGTGGCCGAGCCGGTGCGTTCCATGGTGTGCCGGGTGGTGCGGGAGCTCTGCCTGAATGTTCTCAAGCATGCCAAGGCCCGTCGGCTGGACATCACACCGCGCGTCATGGATGGATGGTTGTGCATCCAGGTGCAGGACGACGGCGTGGGACTGCCGGACAAGCCGGAAGTGCTGGGCCGAGGCGGCGCCGGCCTGGGACTGGCGGGCGCCCGGGCGCAACTGCGGGCGCTGGGCGGCTCCTTGCATCTGCGCTGGGAGCCGGGCCGCGGCACCTGCGCCACCGTGTTGATTCCTCTGCCCGGCCACCCGGAGATGGCGCCGGACGATGTGGTTGAACTGCCAGCCAGGAGCCTGCCATGA
- a CDS encoding sugar kinase has translation MSKRVAVIGECMLELQGQAFESMTQTYGGDTLNTAVYLRRCGLRHGVEVAYATALGEDTLSQGLLDRWTGQGLDIGLVRRIPGRHPGLYMIQVDERGERSFHYWRDTAAAKAYFECDSTPLETRANDFDALYLSGITLAILPPAGRERLLALMERLRGRATVVFDNNYRPRLWPDAAVARAAFERAFSLATIALVTADDHQALFGLASPAAALAHAQDLSTPEVVIKRGADATLVRTAEDPARWLTAQTQRVDKVVDTTAAGDSFAGAYLAKRLSGASAVEAAEYGNRVAARVIQHHGAIIPAEVMQDLV, from the coding sequence ATGAGCAAGCGTGTGGCAGTCATCGGCGAATGCATGCTGGAACTGCAGGGCCAGGCTTTTGAATCCATGACCCAGACCTATGGCGGAGACACGCTGAACACCGCTGTGTATTTGCGGCGCTGCGGGCTGCGCCATGGGGTGGAGGTGGCCTATGCAACAGCGCTGGGGGAAGACACGCTGAGCCAGGGCCTGCTGGACCGCTGGACGGGCCAAGGGCTGGACATTGGGCTGGTCCGCCGCATTCCGGGCCGCCATCCGGGGCTTTACATGATCCAGGTGGATGAGCGGGGCGAGCGCAGCTTTCATTACTGGCGGGACACGGCGGCCGCCAAGGCCTATTTCGAATGCGACAGCACACCGCTGGAAACCCGGGCCAACGACTTTGATGCGCTGTATTTAAGCGGCATCACCCTGGCGATTCTTCCGCCGGCGGGGCGCGAACGGCTGTTGGCTTTGATGGAGCGCCTGCGTGGGCGCGCCACCGTGGTTTTTGACAACAACTACCGACCCCGGCTGTGGCCGGACGCGGCCGTGGCCCGAGCCGCGTTTGAACGGGCGTTCAGCCTGGCGACGATCGCCCTGGTCACGGCGGATGATCATCAGGCCTTGTTCGGGCTGGCCAGCCCGGCCGCAGCGCTGGCGCATGCGCAAGACCTTTCAACGCCGGAGGTGGTGATCAAGCGCGGGGCGGACGCCACGCTGGTTCGCACGGCTGAAGATCCTGCCCGCTGGCTGACCGCCCAGACCCAACGGGTGGACAAGGTGGTGGACACCACCGCAGCGGGGGATTCGTTCGCGGGGGCTTACCTGGCCAAACGCTTGTCCGGCGCCTCAGCCGTCGAAGCCGCCGAATATGGGAACCGGGTGGCCGCACGTGTCATCCAGCATCACGGCGCCATCATTCCCGCCGAAGTGATGCAGGACCTGGTGTGA
- a CDS encoding rhamnogalacturonan acetylesterase, translating to MGKTRRNTALGRTLHRLVLAAGMVAGSAHADSLRVILVGDSTMAPRSGYGDALCARFKPEVTCLNLAKGGRSTKSYRAEGLWDQVLVLLRDRPAGQTDVVMMQFGHNDQPGKPGRSTELATEFPANLERYAQDIKPTGARLVLLTPLTRRSFDTQGQLRNELRPWAQTTLRIGAEQGVPVLDLNAASHAAVQAMGETEAETLAMLPRPPGPPASPASSIGANNPGFDYTHLGPKGADLFSGMVQKQLQTAWPELSRWMR from the coding sequence ATGGGCAAGACTCGTCGCAACACCGCACTGGGTCGGACGCTGCACCGGCTGGTGCTGGCCGCCGGGATGGTGGCGGGCTCGGCCCACGCTGATTCGCTCCGGGTGATTCTGGTGGGCGATTCCACCATGGCACCCCGCAGCGGTTATGGGGACGCCTTGTGCGCCCGCTTCAAGCCGGAGGTGACCTGCCTCAACCTGGCCAAAGGCGGGCGCAGCACCAAAAGTTATCGCGCCGAAGGGCTGTGGGACCAGGTCCTCGTGCTGCTGCGCGACCGACCGGCTGGGCAGACCGATGTGGTGATGATGCAGTTTGGTCACAACGACCAGCCGGGCAAGCCCGGCCGTTCGACCGAGCTCGCGACCGAGTTTCCGGCCAATCTTGAGCGGTATGCCCAGGACATCAAGCCCACCGGGGCCCGGCTGGTGCTTCTCACACCGCTGACGCGCCGCAGCTTTGACACCCAGGGTCAGCTGCGCAATGAGCTGCGCCCCTGGGCGCAGACGACGCTTCGTATCGGAGCGGAACAAGGCGTTCCAGTGCTCGACTTGAATGCCGCCAGCCATGCGGCGGTGCAGGCCATGGGCGAGACCGAGGCCGAGACACTGGCCATGCTTCCCCGCCCACCGGGCCCGCCGGCATCTCCTGCCTCATCGATTGGCGCCAACAATCCCGGGTTTGATTACACGCATCTGGGGCCTAAAGGCGCTGACCTGTTCTCCGGCATGGTCCAGAAGCAATTGCAGACGGCATGGCCTGAACTGTCACGCTGGATGCGCTGA
- a CDS encoding TonB-dependent receptor translates to MPQHLGNRLGTSSSDPRAVVQSSARDAGGLLPPSRLTPLLACLLGTAVLPAWGQSEAPAAPGSAASAASNSEAKSLDTVVITGIRASLESALNAKRQDRGIVDVVKAEDIAKFPDTNLAESLQRVPGVVIDRDAGEGRNITVRGLGADFTRVRINGIEALATTGGTDSSGGANRSRGFDFNVFASELFNSITVRKSSSADVDEGSLGATVDLQTARPFDFNKRVITASLKGRYNDLSQNSDPRVAFLYSDVTPDKRFGVLVSGAYSKRRVLEEGFSTVRWDNGASSGGWCSPIGVSPSNPTTTSTTCGPAAQGVSRLPASQSATDAYNAASSADNFHPRLPRYGRLTHDQDRLGMTASIQFKPFEKTVITGDMLYSKLKATRQEDFLEAISFSRTAGQGGKPQTSVVEAQYDANGALQYGRYNGVDIRAESRFDKLSTEFTQPSIKIDQEFTEHFRMSASAGRAESRFRNPVQTTVTLDALNVNGYALDFRGNDRLPSITYPFDPAATSGNPLTIVGVPRASSGTQASTVTNTTTSEIRIRPQGANNRNDVGHVELAWDWIPDSVTLKAGVDYKRYSFDTYEFRRVNQNDTIFAPTNGMAGLTTTLTGFGKGLNLPAGTATSWVIPDLNAIAAAYDIYCNCIKSGPAGGPGDFTLSSTTNGNARGNNRKVSETDTGGFVQADFDTRLMGIQVMGNVGVRYVKTEQEATGYLATGGGTEVVVGQSYKDWLPSLNVSANLTRNLVARFAAARVMARPQLGNLNPGGTISTTGTLSITSGNPNLKPFRAKTFDGSLEWYHGRNAFVGVGLFQKNIDTYIQSLRTNVPFNTTGLPLSLLPSNFTGEEVFQVTSPINTPGGKLRGIELNFQQPFSFLPSWGKNFGTVLNYTYVKSKITYLISPTSNSVITDDLLNMSPKSWNATLYYDDGVINARVSASRRSAFLTRVPGQNNNDVEGKNASTNVDASISYKYSDRLSFTLEGVNLTNEANDQFISRARNSPVVYNVTGREYLVGMAYKF, encoded by the coding sequence ATGCCCCAACACCTTGGGAACCGCCTCGGGACGTCCTCGTCCGACCCTCGTGCCGTGGTCCAGTCCAGCGCACGTGACGCCGGCGGTCTGTTGCCGCCCTCTCGTCTGACCCCGCTGCTCGCCTGCCTGCTGGGCACGGCCGTTCTGCCGGCCTGGGGCCAATCCGAAGCACCCGCTGCCCCTGGCTCGGCGGCCTCGGCTGCGTCGAACAGCGAAGCGAAGTCACTGGACACGGTGGTGATCACCGGGATCCGCGCCTCCCTGGAAAGCGCCCTCAATGCCAAGCGCCAGGACCGCGGCATCGTCGACGTGGTCAAGGCCGAAGACATTGCCAAATTCCCCGACACCAACCTGGCCGAGTCACTGCAGCGGGTGCCCGGGGTGGTGATTGACCGTGATGCCGGTGAAGGCCGCAACATCACCGTGCGCGGCCTGGGTGCCGATTTCACACGGGTGCGCATCAACGGCATCGAAGCCCTGGCCACCACCGGCGGTACGGATAGCTCCGGCGGTGCCAACCGTTCGCGCGGCTTTGACTTCAACGTCTTTGCGTCCGAACTCTTCAACAGCATCACGGTGCGCAAGAGCAGCTCCGCCGATGTGGATGAAGGCTCGCTCGGCGCCACTGTCGACCTGCAGACGGCCCGCCCGTTTGACTTCAACAAGCGCGTCATCACCGCCTCGTTGAAGGGCCGCTACAACGATCTTTCGCAGAACAGCGATCCTCGCGTGGCGTTCCTTTATAGCGATGTGACGCCGGACAAACGCTTTGGGGTGCTGGTCTCCGGCGCCTATTCCAAGCGTCGGGTGCTGGAAGAAGGTTTCTCGACCGTGCGTTGGGACAATGGCGCGTCCTCCGGGGGCTGGTGCTCGCCCATCGGTGTCTCTCCGTCCAACCCAACGACCACCTCCACCACCTGCGGACCAGCAGCCCAGGGCGTGTCCCGCCTGCCGGCATCACAAAGTGCCACCGACGCCTACAACGCCGCCAGCAGCGCGGACAACTTCCACCCTCGCCTGCCCCGGTACGGCCGCCTGACCCATGATCAGGACCGGCTGGGCATGACCGCATCGATCCAGTTCAAGCCGTTTGAGAAAACGGTGATCACGGGCGACATGCTCTATTCCAAGCTGAAGGCCACGCGCCAGGAAGACTTCCTGGAGGCCATCTCCTTCAGCCGCACCGCCGGCCAGGGTGGCAAGCCGCAGACCAGTGTGGTCGAGGCGCAATATGACGCCAATGGGGCCCTCCAGTACGGGCGCTACAACGGCGTGGACATTCGTGCCGAATCTCGCTTTGACAAGCTGAGCACCGAGTTCACCCAGCCCAGCATCAAGATCGACCAGGAATTCACCGAGCACTTCCGGATGTCGGCATCTGCCGGCCGTGCGGAGTCGCGTTTCCGCAACCCAGTGCAGACCACGGTCACGCTGGATGCGCTCAATGTGAACGGTTATGCGCTGGACTTCCGAGGCAATGACCGGCTTCCCTCCATCACCTATCCGTTTGATCCGGCAGCCACCAGTGGCAACCCGCTGACCATCGTGGGTGTGCCGCGCGCAAGCTCCGGGACGCAGGCCAGCACCGTCACCAACACCACCACCAGCGAGATCCGCATCCGTCCGCAGGGCGCCAACAACCGCAATGACGTCGGCCATGTGGAACTGGCCTGGGACTGGATTCCGGACTCCGTCACGCTGAAGGCCGGTGTCGATTACAAGCGCTACTCCTTCGACACTTACGAGTTCCGCCGCGTCAATCAGAACGACACGATCTTCGCCCCCACCAACGGCATGGCCGGTCTCACCACCACATTGACCGGTTTTGGCAAAGGGTTGAACCTGCCGGCGGGCACCGCCACGTCCTGGGTGATCCCCGACCTGAACGCGATTGCCGCGGCCTACGACATCTACTGCAACTGCATCAAGAGCGGCCCGGCGGGTGGCCCTGGAGACTTCACCCTCTCCTCCACCACCAACGGCAATGCACGCGGCAACAACCGCAAGGTGTCCGAAACCGATACCGGCGGCTTTGTACAAGCGGACTTTGACACCCGCCTGATGGGCATCCAGGTGATGGGCAATGTCGGCGTGCGCTATGTGAAGACTGAGCAGGAAGCCACCGGCTACCTGGCCACCGGTGGCGGCACCGAAGTGGTGGTGGGCCAGAGCTACAAGGACTGGCTGCCTTCACTGAACGTCTCGGCCAACCTGACCCGCAACCTGGTGGCCCGCTTCGCGGCGGCCAGGGTGATGGCGCGTCCGCAACTGGGCAACCTGAACCCGGGCGGCACCATCAGCACCACCGGTACGCTGTCAATCACCAGCGGCAATCCCAACCTGAAGCCGTTCCGCGCCAAGACCTTTGACGGCAGCCTGGAGTGGTACCACGGACGTAATGCGTTTGTGGGGGTGGGTCTGTTCCAGAAGAACATCGACACCTACATCCAGAGCCTGCGCACCAACGTGCCGTTTAATACGACCGGGTTGCCACTCTCGCTGCTGCCGTCGAATTTCACCGGTGAGGAAGTGTTCCAGGTCACCTCCCCGATCAACACCCCGGGGGGCAAGCTGCGCGGCATCGAGCTGAACTTCCAGCAGCCGTTCAGCTTCCTGCCCAGTTGGGGCAAGAACTTCGGCACGGTGCTGAACTACACCTACGTGAAGAGCAAGATCACCTACCTGATCTCGCCCACCAGCAATTCGGTGATCACCGACGACCTGCTCAACATGTCGCCGAAGTCCTGGAATGCCACGCTCTATTACGACGATGGTGTGATCAACGCTCGTGTCTCCGCCTCTCGCCGCTCCGCGTTCCTGACCCGGGTGCCGGGCCAGAACAACAACGATGTGGAAGGCAAGAACGCGTCGACCAACGTGGATGCTTCCATCAGCTACAAATACAGCGACCGGCTGAGCTTCACGCTGGAAGGGGTGAACCTGACCAACGAGGCCAATGACCAGTTCATTTCCCGCGCGCGCAACAGCCCGGTGGTCTACAACGTCACCGGCCGGGAATATCTGGTGGGCATGGCCTACAAGTTCTGA
- a CDS encoding cupin domain-containing protein gives MNPYFDSEATPWTDLGDGIRRKIVGHTEQLMSVLVQFDQGAIGTPHAHEVHDQIAYVISGAFECEVGGIKKVLRAGDAFVAPHGWQHGVVALEPNSTLLDQFSPRRDDYL, from the coding sequence ATGAACCCATATTTCGACTCTGAGGCCACGCCCTGGACTGACCTGGGCGACGGCATCCGCCGCAAGATCGTCGGGCATACCGAGCAGCTGATGTCCGTTTTGGTGCAGTTTGACCAGGGGGCCATCGGCACCCCGCACGCCCATGAGGTCCACGATCAGATCGCGTATGTGATCAGTGGCGCCTTTGAATGTGAAGTCGGCGGCATCAAGAAGGTGCTGCGTGCCGGTGACGCCTTTGTGGCGCCGCATGGCTGGCAGCACGGCGTGGTCGCCCTGGAACCCAACAGCACCTTGCTGGACCAGTTCTCGCCACGACGCGACGACTACCTCTGA
- the kduI gene encoding 5-dehydro-4-deoxy-D-glucuronate isomerase produces the protein MDIRQPLHSEHARTLDTEGLRRHFLVEDLFLPDQATLTYSQIDRIIVGGIMPVTRPVTFAPELGKHTGTDFFLQRRELGLINIGGAARVLVDDQQFDIGPREALYIGQGAKIVEFKSVDSSQPAKLYFNCAPAHTAYPHRKVTLAEASPETLGSPETSNRRTIYKFLVPDVLPTCQLLMGMTQLEPGSLWNTMPCHTHDRRMEVYFYFDMNENAAVFHMLGEPTQTRHLVVRNEQAVISPSWSIHSGVGTQAYTFIWGMVGENQVFKDMDHVPMTALR, from the coding sequence ATGGACATCCGCCAACCCCTGCATAGTGAACACGCCCGCACCCTGGACACGGAAGGCCTGCGCCGCCATTTCCTGGTGGAGGACCTGTTCCTGCCGGACCAGGCCACTCTCACCTACAGCCAGATCGACCGCATCATCGTGGGGGGCATCATGCCTGTGACCCGCCCGGTGACGTTCGCGCCTGAGCTGGGCAAGCACACCGGCACCGATTTCTTCCTGCAGCGCCGGGAACTGGGTCTGATCAACATCGGCGGCGCGGCGCGTGTGCTGGTGGACGACCAGCAATTCGACATCGGGCCACGTGAAGCGCTCTACATCGGGCAGGGCGCGAAGATCGTCGAGTTCAAGAGCGTGGACAGCAGCCAACCGGCCAAGTTGTATTTCAACTGCGCGCCGGCGCACACCGCGTATCCGCACCGCAAGGTGACCCTGGCGGAAGCCTCCCCGGAGACGCTGGGCTCGCCCGAGACCAGCAACCGCCGCACCATCTACAAATTCCTGGTGCCGGATGTGCTGCCCACCTGCCAACTGCTGATGGGCATGACCCAGCTGGAGCCCGGCAGCTTGTGGAACACCATGCCCTGCCACACGCATGACCGGCGCATGGAGGTCTATTTCTACTTCGACATGAACGAGAACGCGGCGGTCTTCCACATGCTGGGCGAGCCCACCCAGACACGCCACCTGGTTGTTCGCAACGAGCAGGCGGTGATCAGCCCGAGCTGGTCCATTCATTCCGGCGTGGGCACCCAGGCCTACACCTTCATCTGGGGCATGGTGGGCGAAAACCAGGTCTTCAAGGACATGGATCACGTACCCATGACGGCACTGCGCTGA
- the kduD gene encoding 2-dehydro-3-deoxy-D-gluconate 5-dehydrogenase KduD yields the protein MILDQFQLGGRVAIVTGCNTGLGQGMAVALAQAGADIVGVNVSDPVQTRAEVEAHGRRFLDLRANLGDISCIEGLVAEARSLSGHIDILVNNAGIIRREDAIRFSEQDWDDVINLNLKTVFFFSQAVARQYLAQGSGGKIINVASMLSFQGGVRVPSYTASKSGVMGITRLMANEWASHGINVNAIAPGYMATNNTVALRQDEARNAAILERIPAGRWGVPDDLAGPVVFLASKASDYVNGYTVAVDGGWLAR from the coding sequence ATGATCCTGGATCAATTCCAGCTGGGTGGTCGCGTGGCCATTGTCACGGGCTGCAACACCGGCCTGGGGCAGGGCATGGCGGTGGCATTGGCGCAGGCCGGTGCGGACATCGTGGGTGTCAATGTGTCGGACCCGGTGCAGACCCGCGCCGAAGTGGAGGCCCATGGCCGCCGCTTCCTGGACCTGCGGGCCAACCTGGGGGACATCAGCTGCATCGAAGGCCTGGTGGCCGAAGCCCGCTCCCTCAGCGGCCACATCGACATCCTGGTCAACAACGCCGGCATCATCCGCCGCGAGGACGCCATCCGCTTCAGCGAGCAGGACTGGGACGACGTCATCAATCTCAACCTGAAGACGGTGTTCTTCTTCTCGCAGGCCGTCGCCCGCCAATATCTGGCGCAGGGCAGCGGCGGCAAGATCATCAATGTCGCGTCCATGCTGTCGTTCCAGGGCGGTGTGCGGGTGCCTTCCTACACCGCCAGCAAAAGCGGCGTGATGGGCATCACCCGGCTGATGGCCAATGAATGGGCCTCGCACGGCATCAATGTGAATGCGATCGCGCCGGGCTACATGGCCACCAACAACACCGTCGCGCTCCGCCAGGACGAGGCCCGCAATGCGGCCATCCTGGAGCGGATCCCGGCGGGCCGCTGGGGCGTGCCGGACGACCTGGCCGGCCCGGTGGTGTTCCTGGCCTCCAAGGCCTCCGACTATGTCAACGGCTACACCGTCGCCGTCGACGGCGGCTGGCTGGCACGCTAG
- a CDS encoding carbohydrate ABC transporter permease, protein MYENKKLGFLFVLPFVLGVLLFKLFPFVMSFALSFTQYDLIDPPQFVGLQNYQELATDDPLFRKSLGVTLLFAVLAVPLRVGFALLIAHVLNFKLRGINFFRAAFYIPSILGGSIAVAVLWRFVFARQGLVNLVLAQFGIDPIPWLADEHYSMWTIVLLFTWQFGSAMVIFLAALQNVSISLYEAAECDGASKAQQFWKITVPLITPVIFFNVIMQMVHAFQEFNGPYMITEGGPLHSTYVLALYIYDQSFRFFNLGYGAALSWVLFALVGGLALLSFWSSRYWVFYSGEKEQKR, encoded by the coding sequence GTGTACGAGAACAAGAAGTTGGGGTTTCTTTTCGTCCTGCCTTTTGTGCTGGGCGTACTGCTGTTCAAGCTGTTCCCCTTTGTGATGAGCTTTGCGCTCAGCTTCACCCAATATGACCTGATCGACCCACCGCAGTTCGTGGGCCTGCAGAACTACCAGGAACTGGCGACCGACGATCCGCTGTTCCGCAAATCGCTGGGCGTGACCCTGCTGTTTGCGGTGCTGGCGGTGCCGCTGCGGGTTGGCTTTGCCCTGCTCATCGCGCATGTGCTGAATTTCAAGCTGCGCGGCATCAATTTCTTCCGCGCCGCGTTCTACATCCCGTCCATCCTGGGGGGGTCGATTGCGGTGGCGGTGTTGTGGCGTTTTGTGTTTGCCCGGCAGGGGCTGGTGAACCTGGTGCTGGCGCAGTTCGGCATCGACCCCATTCCCTGGCTGGCGGACGAGCACTATTCCATGTGGACCATCGTGCTGCTCTTCACCTGGCAGTTCGGATCGGCCATGGTGATCTTCCTGGCGGCGCTGCAGAACGTCTCCATCTCGCTGTATGAAGCGGCGGAATGTGACGGTGCGAGCAAGGCCCAGCAGTTCTGGAAGATCACGGTGCCGCTGATCACACCGGTGATCTTCTTCAACGTGATCATGCAGATGGTGCATGCCTTCCAGGAATTCAACGGCCCCTACATGATCACCGAGGGCGGCCCGCTGCACTCCACCTATGTGCTGGCGCTCTACATCTACGACCAGAGCTTCCGCTTCTTCAACCTTGGTTATGGCGCGGCCCTGTCGTGGGTGCTGTTTGCCCTGGTGGGCGGATTGGCGCTGCTGTCGTTCTGGAGTTCCCGTTATTGGGTCTTCTACTCCGGCGAGAAGGAGCAGAAGCGATGA
- a CDS encoding carbohydrate ABC transporter permease has translation MTQATGAAGHPAPAPLVLGRDRGNPWLRYAALGVVAIVMLYPLLWLVGASFKNNAEIFSSAGFWPSRLDFDAYAKGWKTSTEYTFATYFLNSFLITIPRIIVTVISCVMVAYAFARFEFWGRKVLFSIMIATMMLPLIVLRLPQYLVFREIGWLDSYLPLIVPSAFATDTFFVFMLVQFLRGIPRDMEEAAQIDGCNAWQLLWHIIVPLLKPAIISVVVFQFIWTMNDFMGPLIYLASVEKYPVSLALKMSIGATEEVEWANVIAISVVALIPSVAVFFAAQRHFIEGATSSGVKG, from the coding sequence ATGACACAAGCAACCGGCGCTGCCGGTCATCCGGCACCCGCACCCCTGGTGCTGGGCCGTGACCGGGGCAACCCCTGGCTGCGTTATGCGGCCCTGGGGGTGGTGGCCATCGTGATGCTGTACCCGCTGCTGTGGCTGGTGGGCGCGTCCTTCAAGAACAATGCGGAGATCTTCAGCTCGGCCGGTTTCTGGCCGAGCCGGCTGGACTTCGATGCGTATGCCAAGGGCTGGAAGACCAGCACGGAATACACCTTTGCGACCTATTTCCTCAACAGCTTCCTGATCACCATTCCGCGCATCATCGTGACCGTGATCTCCTGTGTGATGGTGGCCTACGCCTTTGCACGCTTTGAGTTCTGGGGACGCAAGGTGCTGTTCAGCATCATGATCGCCACGATGATGCTGCCGCTGATCGTGCTGCGTCTTCCCCAATACCTGGTGTTCCGCGAGATCGGCTGGCTGGATTCCTATCTGCCGCTGATCGTGCCCTCGGCCTTCGCCACCGACACCTTCTTTGTCTTCATGCTGGTGCAGTTCCTGCGCGGCATTCCGCGGGACATGGAAGAGGCGGCCCAGATCGACGGCTGCAATGCCTGGCAACTGCTCTGGCACATCATCGTGCCGCTGCTCAAGCCGGCCATCATTTCCGTGGTGGTGTTCCAGTTCATCTGGACGATGAACGACTTCATGGGGCCGCTGATCTATCTGGCCTCGGTGGAGAAATATCCGGTGTCGCTGGCTTTGAAGATGAGCATCGGGGCGACGGAAGAGGTGGAGTGGGCGAATGTGATCGCCATTTCGGTGGTGGCGCTGATTCCCTCGGTGGCGGTGTTCTTTGCGGCGCAAAGGCATTTCATCGAAGGCGCGACATCCTCCGGGGTCAAGGGCTGA